The Hippopotamus amphibius kiboko isolate mHipAmp2 chromosome 16, mHipAmp2.hap2, whole genome shotgun sequence genomic interval aaacagagacacagaaacacTCACAGGCTGAGCAGCACAGGCCGCAACACGTGTACAAACATGCTtgcagacagacagagaaacaaaaacacacagactgaGAAAACATGTGGACACACTCACCCACAAACACAGGACGGAACCAACACTAGGCACGACAGGAAACTACATATGTACATACAGCCACGTGAACCtcagagacatacacacacctGCCCACCTAGAAAGCACAGAGTTGAGACTTGAGAGAAGGAGCAACACGGATACACAGAGAAGCTGTGTCATCCCTGCTGGCTCGGTGACCCCGGGTGGCAGGTCGCCTCTCTgcctctcagttttctcatctgccaaAAGGGGTCTCGTGGGTTGTGGAGAGGATGAAACGAGTCACCTGACCTACAGCCCAGGAAGAGAGGGGTGCCCGGCACACAGCTGTCTTAGAGCAGTGTCTGCTCTTTTGTGCAGATGCACTAAGGGATCAGGCCACAGTCACTGCCCCCTCGCCGGCATCTGCCCCCAGGCCTCTCCCCTTCAGGAGGCCTTGCCCCTCCCAGGCCCCATACCTGGCCCTTGCTCCATCTTCCCCCCCACTTACTTCCTCACCGCCCTTCTCTCGCCTGCTCAGTCCCCAGGGACCAAAATCCAGGCCGGGTCCAGTTGTCCTGTGACCCTTTAGGGCAAAGGGCTGGTGCCCAGGCGGCAGGAccctcacccctccctctgccccagtcCTCACCCAAGGCCCTagtggcctggccctgccccagtGCCCTCTGCCTCAGATTCTTGGCAAGCCTCTGGCAACCTCAGCATCCCACTCTCCCTGctccacccagcccagcccccagggtGCCGCCTGGAACAGGGCGAAGGGCAGCGCCTgggctccagcctctgcctcacTGCTTTGTGCAAGTCGCTTCTTCTGTCCCGGTCTCCTGTGCCCTCATGTTCGATAAGGAGCCCTAGCCCATAGCCAGGAAGTAAATGACAGCTGCTTTATAAAACAGGACGTCACAGCCGTGCATTAAATACCATGCTAGCCCTGTACCCAGCATGAGCAAGCGCTGGgggtacagcagtgaacaaaacaatgtCCCTGCCCACAAGGTACCTATAATCTAGtgtcagacacagaaagcaaacagCACAAGCAGTAAATGGTACAGTATGTTAGATGGAAAAATGACCCCACACACATTTCAGTGAGGCCGAGTGAGAGCCACAAAGCAAACCAGGAGCAGAAATGCCGCCATGGGGTCCCACTTACAAAGATCATTTGAGGCAGGATGGCCAAGGGcagtttccagatgaggaaaccaagctcATCTAGGATCACCTGGCCAGTGGCTTAGGCCGGTGTTCTGTTGTCCCAACCACCAAGCTTAGAGCTGCCTCTAGAAGcctctgtctgtccatctgtttgttagcccaggggaggggtggtcctcTCCCAAACTCCCATCCAGTCCCTCCTGCCTCCACTCTGACTccactttccttcctccttcaaatatttgctgagcacctgctgtgtgttaGGCCTCATGATGGACCCTGGGGCCACCCCATGCCCCCATGGGGatgacattccaggcagagggacagagaaGGATTCACCTACAGCCAGGCACATGACACTGAGGCCTCTCATCTGCACAGGCCCCTTCCAAGGCCTTGTACCTAATATCGTACTTgtgattttctgttctttttccgaAAGAGCCCCACCTCCTCTTGTAAAAGTGTCACAGCTCCATGAAGCCTGGTTCTGCCCCTGGGGGGAGACAAACAACAAACATGTAAACAAGTAAATGGAAAACTCCAAATATGTAAAATTCGAGGAAGAACAACTTAAATATGAtggcagaaggcagtggcaggggCGCATCTTAGATGGGGAGGAGTGGTTAGGGAACGCCTCTTAGAGGGGATGAGAAGCTGAGGCCTGAACCAGGCAAGGAGCACGTGACATGATAAAGGTGAAGTGTCTCTGAGCTTCCGTTTCCCGTATGTGAGGTGGGAATGGCAGTCACAGCAGAATGGGCTGGAAGGCTCAGTGGCAGGCACAGGGTGCCCGGTGTGGGAACAGCACACAGTAGGACCTGTGGCTCGGGCCCCTAGCTCAGCCTGGCACTGCGCTTAATTGGCTTCTGTCCTCCTGGGAGGGACAGGCAAGGCTGGCTgccctctgtctccccaccagCTGGGGCCAGCTGTGCTAGGGCCAGCTTGGGGGCAGGAGCGGTGATCCGTCACGATGCTTTTGCTCGCTGAAGCCACcctgggggagcaggagggcagcCAGGCTGGGCGAGAGGGCACACGTTGTTCAGGACTAGGGTGAGACTCCTGGGTCTAAGAGAGGAAGGGACGGGGGACCTggatgcctcagtttctttctctcttttttttttttaagaacttttattgagatacagttaacatacaataaactgcatatatttagcgtGTAGAATTTGATATcctaatctctcaattcattcccccccaaccctccccgctttccccacttggtgtccatatgtttgttctctacatctgtgtctctatttctgtcttgcaaaccggttgatttgtaccatttttccatattccgcatatctgtgttaatatacggtatttgtttttctttctgactcaccttCAGCTTCTAATTGCTGAGGGGACTAAGGGTCTGGACTCCTGGAACTGAGGGAGGAAGGCCCTAGGGGCCCAGACTCCAGGGTTCAgaggcagaggaggctgggatgaTGACTGGGAGCAACGAGTTGGTCCCCAGGCTCTGTTTATAGCGCTGGGTTCACTGTCCTTTCTGGGCGGGAGGTGGAGCTGGTGGCCACACCCTGGGCAGGCTGGGCCCCTCCCCTGGATTATCACCCCAGGCTGCAACTGGCAGTAGCCACAGTTGGCAGTCCCGGTCCTGGGGAGCTTCGAAGAGGCCTAGGAGGGGGTGAGTTCACTGCCAGCTGACAGACAGGAATGGCCACTGCCAAACCCCAGGGCCTAGAAGGGAAAAGAGACACCTTTTCCTGGGGAGCAAGGGACCATCGACTTGGGAGCCAGGCAAGGTGCTGGATGGGCTTCAGGAGGGAAGAGTGTCCGAAGCAGCAGGCCGCATCCCCATCGAGGggcgtggcgggggggggggggggagggcgggttGCAAGAACAGCTTGTCCAGGACCTGGGTGACAGGACAGGGGTTCCAAAGGGAAGATCAACCAGGGACCCTGAAGTGTGGGGAGTCAGGCCTAGTCCAGGGCAAGTTTTTGAGGGCCAGAGCTAGAGGCCCAGTCTCCAGAGCCCTGGGACAGAGACCCGCAAAAGGCACAGCTCTGGACCCAGAGATCTGGGTCTGACTTCTGCTCTGCTGCTCTCAATGCAACTTTCAGCTCCTTAAcacctctgagccttggtttcctcttttgtaaGATGGGAATGCTCCTAATAACAGTTGAAACATGAACCGAGGGAGTCTGGGCCTCAGAGGGTTAGTAAGAACCtgaaggagaaaacagagaaagctcTTACCACAGAGTCTGGTGCAGAGTGAGTTCAAGGTTAACGGCAGGGGTGAATACCATCCCAGGCAGGGAGCGAGGCTGGCCGGTGCAAGCTAAGCCCAGTGAACAGGCCTAAAGGCCCAGCTGGGGGAGGAGTAGGACCAAGGTTTGTGGACCCCCCACAGAGGAACAGGGAGGGGATTGGAGGGGATTCCACAGCCAGACTGGAGGGACCAGGAGGGGGCAGGAATGACCCCTCAGTTGTAGGTAAGGCTAGAATTATGAACTCCTGGGTTCAGGAAGAGAATCGGCGTTGGGACCAGGGTCTTGGGACACCACCAGGTGGATGGGAATCAGTGCGTTGAGGGCTGAACTCTCCCAAATATTGCAAGAAGGCAAAGGCCTGTGGGTGACACCTGGGAGCTGAAAAGGAGGTGGGATGGGGGCTTGAACTCCTAGTCTTGAGAGAGGGGGCCTACTGGGGGTCCAGACTGCTCAGAACCTAGAAGGAATCCTGGGCCCTGGGAGAGTAAATGGAGACAGATGCCTGAGCTTGGGTCCCGAGGAGGGAGAAAGGGTTACACAGACTCCTGGGCTGTAGGACAAATGCTGGTGCTAAGGAATCAATCAGCGTCCCAAATAAGAGAGAACAAGGACTCCTGGGTCTTAGGAAGGTGGGGGCTGAGGAATCAGACTCAGCTCTTGAGGTGGGAGAAAGGGTCCGCGTACCTGGACTCATGGGTCCCAAGAAGGAACTGGAGCCCTAGACTCTGTCCTTCAGCCTGAAGGAGGAGGCTGTGGTCTGACATGagtctgtgggaggagggggtcGAGCCTGGACTCCTGGACCCCAGGGCCCGGCTAAGCAAGGGATGATCCAGCCCCGCCTTAATGTGCCTCCCAACCTGCCCGCAGCCTCACAGCTCTCACACAGCATGGACCTGCGCACAATGACACAGTCGCTGGTGACCCTGGCCGAGGACAACATGGCCTTCTTCTCCAGCCAGGGTCCTGGGGAGACAGCACGGCGGCTGTCAGGCGTCTTTGCGGGTGTTCGGGAACAGGCACTGGGGCTGGAGCCGATCCTGGGCCGCCTGCTGAGCGTGGCACACCTCTTTGACCTGGACGCAGAAACGCCAGCCAACGGGTACCGCAGCCTGGTGCACACAGCCCGCTGCTGCCTGGCACACCTGCTGCACAAATCGCGCTACGTGGCCTCTAACCGCCGCAGCATCTTCTTCCGCACCAGCCACAACCTTGCCGAACTCGAGGCCTACCTGGCTGCTCTCACCCAGCTCCGGGCTCTGGCCTACTACGCCCAGCGCCTGCTGGCCACCAACCTGCCCGGGAGGCTCTTCTTCGAGGGCGATGAGAGGGTCATCGCCGACTTCCTGCGCGAGTATGTCACTCTGCACAAGGGCTGCTTCTACGGCCGCTGCCTGGGCTTCCAGGtgagccccctgccctgcccctctgaGCCCATGGTGAAGGCACAGGGCGGGCCCCAGCCAGGCCCAGTAGCATAGCAGAGGAGCCACAATGGTCTGTGTTACTGGATTCAGCAAACAGCACATGCAGGAAGAGGAAGCTGCCTGGGGCTCAGACAGCATTGTACCGAGGGTTTCAAACTTGTGGCCCCTTGGCCGACTCTACCATGGAGGAAGAAATCTTTAACTTCCATAGCTTCTTGCACCAGGACCCCCACTGCTCCCTATCGTCCTACACTCAGGAGAGCCATTCACTCTTTAAGTGAGCTGTCTGGCCCCTGAATTCATTTGAGACCCCCTAGGAGAGTAGCCACTATTGCTCTCAAGGCCTGTTTGGAAGAGCACACCCCACTTAGTCATCCCCACTGGAGGCCtggcaggcagggaggaaggggccaggcccattttacagaggttCAAGGGGAGGGGCCCCCAGCTGCTCAGCTGGACCCAGGTCAGCCTGGGCGTATCAACTTACCTAAAGCACAACCGAATCCAGATGTTCAGGCTTCAGGGAGAGCCAGGTGGCACATCCACATCAGTGACAGTGAGGAGGACCTGGTTGTGGGCCTCTCCTCCCTCAACCGGGGACCTGACCCCTCGCCACAGGCCTTCTCCTATCCTCTGCCCACCCCAAACCTCCCTCAGGGAGACACAGCTCATCCCAGTACTGAGGAGGAGGCAACCCTGAGGCCTTCAGACTCACAGGAAGAGTATTTTGGGGACTCAGAGAATGGGGAAGCCCTTGGGGCACCAGGCTTAGAGCCGAGGCCCAACTCGCCCCCGTCTGGGGTCAGTGCCGGGTCCACCCGTCCCCAGCCACATCTAGGAACCCTAGCAGGAGTATCTGGAGCTGTGTGACCTGGTACCCCTTCAGATTCTCTCTGGGCCACCCCCCGGCCTCAGTGTAGCCGAGCTTGGCAACTCTTTCAGCCTCcgtcccgccccaccccacctttcTCTGCTTCCATGCAGGGCAGCCTGTCCTCACTGACCTGGGTGTTCCTGGGAACTTCCCCTCGCCTAAACTGAACCCACAAATATTGATTAGCCCAGTTggctcagcctcctcctccctgtgAACCAGCCGTGCCCTCGAAGCTCAGGAGTGAGAACCTGGGGGGATCTAAGCCAGCATCCCAGCCCCAAGGGCCAGGCACTGCTGTGCTCTCTGGCCCACTGGGCCCCCGGCCAGGGGCAGGGCCATGCCTGACAGCTACTCTCTGAGGGCCCAGCTGCGCCGTGTTGCGGGACAGCCTCCCCCTGTGAGATGGCAGCCCCGGGGGCCACAGGCCCCCTCTGTCTAGGTCTCGTTCAGCCCCTGCTCCAGCCCAGTGCCTAGCACGCCATAGGACCCAGgccagtatttgctgaatgaacagaAGAACCCTGCTGGCCCCTTGCCCAGCCTcctgtggctttttttcccctctgatctGGTCTCTCTATTGTCTTTTCTTAGCTGCCTGGCTCCTCTCTCAGATGCTGGGTCTTCACATTTGACTCTTTCCGCCTCAGGATGTCGGGCCCTGTCTCTGacctctcctgtctctgtctccctgctGCTCCTTAACTGGTCCCCTCTGCCTGTCTCACCTCATCTCTGTCCTCGCTGAGTTTCAGGGATCCCTGCATTGTCCTCCTCCCAGCTCACAACCCTCTATGGCTCCATCCACATCCAGAACAAATCCAAATCCTCAGGCCCCAGGTGAGCCCCCTTTGCTTCTCTGatctcaccccctgccccctcccctggctCACTCTACTCCCGCCACACACGACATCCACGCCGAGCACGGAGCCACCTCAAGGCCTTTGCATGTGTCCTGCGCTCTGCAGGGAACAGCCTTCCCTCACTTCATTCCGATCCCTCCTCAAGTCCCCTCCTGCAGACCCGTAAAAGGAGGCGGACCCCTAAGTCATCACTCTGTCGCCTCCACCCACTGTCTTTTCAAACACTGATCATTACTTGACATTACATGGCACGGCTTTATTTGAGTATCGTCTGTCTTTTCAACAACATCAGCTCCCTGAAGGcgcctagagcagtgcctggcacgcagCCGGAGTTCACTAAATGTCTGCTGAGTGACCACATCTACCCTCCCATGTCTCTGCCCCCCACTCCTGCCCGCCCCTGGTCCCTGACTTGGAGGCATCTCTCCACAGTTCACGCCCGCCATCCGGCCATTCCTGCAGACCATCTCCATCGGGCTGGTGTCCTTCGGGGAGCACTACAAACGCAACGAAACTGGCCTCAGTGAGTCCCTGcaggcccctcccctcctgtccATCCTCCCCACCAAGGCTGCCAGgggctccctgacccctctctGGACCCCCAGGTGTGACAGCCAGCTCCCTCTTCACCGGCGGCCGCTTTGCCATCGACCCAGAGCTGCGTGGGGCCGAGTTTGAGCGGATCATACAGAACCTGGACGTGCGCTTCTGGAAAGCCTTCTGGAATATCACCGAGATCCAGGTGCTATCGGTGAGCAGGGGGCGCAGTGAGGGGCCCAACCTGGTACATGATGGGGACACTGCGGCCCAGAGACACGTCCCAGGCCTGCAGTGTTCCAGGCCCAGGGATAGCACAGGAGGGAAAAGACTGGAGGGCGGAGGGAGGTGTGAGGGGAGCCCCTGCCGGCAGCCCCTCCCAGTGCTCCTTTCTGTTCCCTCCCGCCAGTCTCTAGCAAACATGGCATCGGCCACCGTGAGGGTAAGCCGCCTGCTcagcctgccccccaccgcctTTGAAATGCCGCTGACTGCTGACCCCAAGGTCACGGTCACCATCTCACCCCCGCTGGCCCACACCGGCCCCGGGCCCGTCCTCGTCAGGCTCATCTCCTATGACCTGCGTGAAGGACAGGTAGGGCCCCTGCCTCAGCCAGAGCAGGTGCAGAGCTGAGGAGCACGGCAGCGCCTTCCCCCGATGTCCTCCCGCCTCTCACTGCTCACACCCGCCCCCACTCCTGTCTCTTTAAGCACAAACCCTTGGTGTGGGGTGAGGCCCAGGCAGGCCGCCCCCGCCTGACCCACCTCCTCCTTCCGCATCCCCAGGACAGTGAGGAGCTCAGCAGCCTGGTGAGGTCCGAGGGCCCCAGGAGCCTGGAGCTGCGGCCACGCCCCCAGCAGGCACCCCGCTCGAGGTCCCTGGTAGTGCACATCCACGGCGGCGGCTTCGTGGCTCAGACCTCCAAGTCCCACGAGCCTTACCTCAAGAGCTGGGCCCAGGAGCTGGGCGCCCCCATCCTCTCCATCGACTACTCCCTGGCCCCCGAGGCCCCCTTCCCCCGGGCGCTGGAGGAGTGCTTCTATGCCTACTGCTGGGCCGTCAAGCACTGTGCCCTCCTCGGTGAGCCCGAGCCCCTCACTGCCACCGGCTCCCgggacccccccgccccagcctgctTCAGCCTCCACCCCGTATGCGGGGGAAATGGACCACTAGTTGCTCAAGCCTCAGTCTTGCAcgccctgcctccccttccatctcctcccacccagccctctGCCACCTGCTCACCAGCTCTGCCCCAGTGCTCCCACCTTCCATCTCAACCACTTCCTCCTTCTGCCTCCGTCTGCCTCCTGCTTCCCCCGACTCTAGCCCTGATACTccgtcccccacctccccatgttcctgaccttttcttccctccttctgttTCTCTGCGCCCTGCTATCCCGTGCTGGCAGCCACCTGGCCTCGCTCCAGCCCATTCCCCCTGCTCCTCCAACCTCCCACATCCCACGGCTTGGGAGGCACAGAGCAGGATGAGGAGGTGCCTCGGGGCACAGGGCCCGTGGCCCTTGCGTGCAGTCAGCCTGAACCCTGGCTTTCATCTCCTGGCCTCGATGCCCCTCCCTCCTGAAATGGGCCCTTGGTCTCCCCTTTCCCACCA includes:
- the LIPE gene encoding hormone-sensitive lipase isoform X2; its protein translation is MWEASQLSHSMDLRTMTQSLVTLAEDNMAFFSSQGPGETARRLSGVFAGVREQALGLEPILGRLLSVAHLFDLDAETPANGYRSLVHTARCCLAHLLHKSRYVASNRRSIFFRTSHNLAELEAYLAALTQLRALAYYAQRLLATNLPGRLFFEGDERVIADFLREYVTLHKGCFYGRCLGFQFTPAIRPFLQTISIGLVSFGEHYKRNETGLSVTASSLFTGGRFAIDPELRGAEFERIIQNLDVRFWKAFWNITEIQVLSSLANMASATVRVSRLLSLPPTAFEMPLTADPKVTVTISPPLAHTGPGPVLVRLISYDLREGQDSEELSSLVRSEGPRSLELRPRPQQAPRSRSLVVHIHGGGFVAQTSKSHEPYLKSWAQELGAPILSIDYSLAPEAPFPRALEECFYAYCWAVKHCALLGSTGERICLAGDSAGGNLCFTVSLRAAAYGVRVPDGIMAAYPATMLQSTASPSRLLSLMDPLLPLSVLSKCVSAYAGGETEDHSDSDQKALGMMGLVQRDTALLLRDLRLGASSWLNSFLELSGHKPHPNSVPIAEPMRRSVSEAALAQPEGPLGTDSLRSLTLHDLSLRDSSETSDTPELSLSAETLGPSTPSAVNFLLRPEDTSEESEAPDELSAKDKVRGVSAAFPEGFHPRRSSQGAMRMSLYTSPIVKNPFMSPLLAPDSMLQTLPPVHIVACALDPMLDDSVMFARRLRSLGRPVTLRVVEDLPHGFLSLAALCRETRQAAALCVERIRHVLNAPGPPV
- the LIPE gene encoding hormone-sensitive lipase isoform X1; amino-acid sequence: MESAREMRLPVGAGAPASKVHEGSKSQRRGRWRKGKAKASQLSHSMDLRTMTQSLVTLAEDNMAFFSSQGPGETARRLSGVFAGVREQALGLEPILGRLLSVAHLFDLDAETPANGYRSLVHTARCCLAHLLHKSRYVASNRRSIFFRTSHNLAELEAYLAALTQLRALAYYAQRLLATNLPGRLFFEGDERVIADFLREYVTLHKGCFYGRCLGFQFTPAIRPFLQTISIGLVSFGEHYKRNETGLSVTASSLFTGGRFAIDPELRGAEFERIIQNLDVRFWKAFWNITEIQVLSSLANMASATVRVSRLLSLPPTAFEMPLTADPKVTVTISPPLAHTGPGPVLVRLISYDLREGQDSEELSSLVRSEGPRSLELRPRPQQAPRSRSLVVHIHGGGFVAQTSKSHEPYLKSWAQELGAPILSIDYSLAPEAPFPRALEECFYAYCWAVKHCALLGSTGERICLAGDSAGGNLCFTVSLRAAAYGVRVPDGIMAAYPATMLQSTASPSRLLSLMDPLLPLSVLSKCVSAYAGGETEDHSDSDQKALGMMGLVQRDTALLLRDLRLGASSWLNSFLELSGHKPHPNSVPIAEPMRRSVSEAALAQPEGPLGTDSLRSLTLHDLSLRDSSETSDTPELSLSAETLGPSTPSAVNFLLRPEDTSEESEAPDELSAKDKVRGVSAAFPEGFHPRRSSQGAMRMSLYTSPIVKNPFMSPLLAPDSMLQTLPPVHIVACALDPMLDDSVMFARRLRSLGRPVTLRVVEDLPHGFLSLAALCRETRQAAALCVERIRHVLNAPGPPV